In Streptomyces nojiriensis, one genomic interval encodes:
- a CDS encoding M4 family metallopeptidase: MRSTPQRRATAAGALVAAAALLAVGIQTGTATADATASQAPTASQPNPGAANRALSASERATLLAEANSTTVQAAKALGLGSGEKLVVRDVVQDADGTTHTTYERTYDGLPVLGGDLTVHAKDGVTKSVTKATNHEIKVADTSATVTPAAAESQAVSAASAEGSKEAKASKGARKVIWAAEGAPVLAFETVVGGLQHDGTPNELHVVTNAKTGAKITEWQAIETGTGNTMYSGQVTLGTTQSGSTWNLTDAARGGHKTYNLNRGTGSGTGTLFSGPDDIWGNGLPSNLETAGGDAHYGAAVTWDYYKNVHGRNGLRNDGVAPYSRVHYGNAYVNAFWSDSCFCMTYGDGEGNNKPLTSTDVAAHEMTHGLTSVTGNMTYSGEPGGLNEATSDIMAAAVEFYANNPQDVGDYLVGEKIDINGDGTPLRYMDKPSKDGASKDSWYSGLGGIDVHYSSGPANHWYYLASEGSGAKVVNGVSYDSPTADGLPVTAIGRDAASKIWFRALTVGYFKSNTNYADARVQTLKAAADLYGQGSTIYNNVANAWAGVAVGSRISNGVTVTPIANQNTVTGSAVSLQVQATSTNPGALSYAATGLPAGLSINSSNGLISGTASTAGTSNVTVTVTDSQNQTGTAAFTWTVGTTQPSVFENTTDYQIADNATVESPINVTRTGNAPSALKVDVNIVHTYVGDLVVDLVAPDGSVYNLRNRTGGSADNIVQQFTVNASSEVANGTWKLRVRDAASLDTGYINSWKLTF, translated from the coding sequence TTGAGGTCCACCCCCCAGAGGCGTGCCACCGCGGCCGGCGCTCTCGTTGCAGCGGCAGCCCTGCTCGCCGTCGGCATACAGACCGGCACCGCAACCGCCGACGCCACCGCGTCACAGGCACCCACGGCCTCCCAGCCCAACCCGGGCGCGGCCAACCGCGCACTGAGTGCCTCGGAGCGTGCGACGCTCCTGGCCGAGGCCAACTCGACCACCGTGCAGGCCGCCAAGGCGCTCGGCCTCGGCAGCGGCGAGAAGCTCGTCGTCCGCGACGTGGTCCAGGACGCGGACGGCACCACGCACACCACCTACGAGCGCACCTACGACGGACTCCCGGTCCTCGGTGGTGACCTCACCGTCCACGCCAAGGACGGCGTCACCAAGAGCGTGACCAAGGCGACCAACCACGAGATCAAGGTCGCCGACACCAGCGCCACCGTCACCCCGGCGGCCGCCGAGAGCCAGGCCGTCTCCGCCGCGAGCGCCGAGGGCTCCAAGGAGGCCAAGGCCTCCAAGGGCGCCCGCAAGGTGATCTGGGCGGCCGAGGGCGCGCCGGTCCTCGCGTTCGAGACCGTCGTCGGCGGCCTCCAGCACGACGGCACGCCGAACGAGCTCCACGTGGTGACCAACGCCAAGACCGGCGCCAAGATCACCGAGTGGCAGGCCATCGAGACCGGTACCGGCAACACGATGTACAGCGGCCAGGTGACCCTCGGGACCACCCAGTCGGGCAGCACCTGGAACCTGACCGACGCCGCGCGCGGCGGCCACAAGACGTACAACCTCAACCGTGGCACCGGCTCCGGCACCGGCACGCTGTTCTCCGGCCCGGACGACATCTGGGGCAACGGTCTGCCGTCCAACCTGGAGACGGCCGGCGGTGACGCCCACTACGGCGCCGCGGTCACGTGGGACTACTACAAGAACGTGCACGGCCGCAACGGCCTGCGCAACGACGGCGTGGCCCCGTACAGCCGGGTCCACTACGGCAACGCCTACGTCAACGCGTTCTGGAGCGACTCCTGCTTCTGCATGACGTACGGCGACGGCGAGGGCAACAACAAGCCGCTCACCTCCACCGACGTGGCCGCGCACGAGATGACCCACGGTCTGACCTCGGTCACCGGCAACATGACCTACAGCGGTGAGCCCGGCGGTCTGAACGAGGCGACCTCCGACATCATGGCGGCGGCCGTCGAGTTCTACGCCAACAACCCGCAGGACGTCGGCGACTACCTGGTCGGCGAGAAGATCGACATCAACGGCGACGGCACCCCGCTGCGCTACATGGACAAGCCGAGCAAGGACGGCGCGTCCAAGGACAGCTGGTACTCGGGCCTCGGCGGCATCGACGTCCACTACTCCTCGGGCCCGGCCAACCACTGGTACTACCTGGCCTCCGAGGGCTCGGGCGCCAAGGTCGTCAACGGCGTGAGCTACGACTCGCCGACCGCGGACGGCCTGCCCGTCACCGCGATCGGCCGTGACGCCGCCTCGAAGATCTGGTTCCGCGCGCTGACGGTGGGCTACTTCAAGTCGAACACCAACTACGCCGACGCCCGCGTCCAGACCCTGAAGGCCGCTGCCGACCTCTACGGCCAGGGCTCGACGATCTACAACAACGTCGCCAACGCGTGGGCCGGCGTCGCCGTCGGATCCCGCATCTCCAACGGCGTCACGGTCACCCCGATCGCCAACCAGAACACCGTCACGGGCAGCGCCGTCAGCCTGCAGGTCCAGGCCACGAGCACGAACCCGGGTGCGCTGAGCTACGCGGCGACCGGCCTGCCGGCCGGCCTGTCGATCAACTCCTCCAACGGCCTGATCTCGGGCACGGCCTCCACCGCGGGCACGTCCAACGTGACCGTCACGGTGACCGACTCGCAGAACCAGACCGGTACCGCGGCGTTCACCTGGACGGTCGGCACCACGCAGCCGAGCGTCTTCGAGAACACCACGGACTACCAGATCGCGGACAACGCGACCGTCGAGTCCCCGATCAACGTGACGCGCACGGGCAACGCCCCGAGCGCCCTCAAGGTGGACGTGAACATCGTCCACACCTACGTCGGTGACCTGGTGGTCGACCTGGTCGCCCCCGACGGCAGCGTCTACAACCTGCGCAACCGCACCGGCGGCAGCGCGGACAACATCGTCCAGCAGTTCACCGTGAACGCCTCCTCCGAGGTCGCCAACGGCACCTGGAAGCTCCGCGTCAGGGACGCCGCCAGCCTGGACACCGGCTACATCAACAGCTGGAAGCTCACCTTCTGA